The following proteins are co-located in the Mesorhizobium sp. M1E.F.Ca.ET.045.02.1.1 genome:
- a CDS encoding SRPBCC family protein, whose translation MELKEAPTAETAMLIRRPVAEVFEAIVDPAITTKFWFTHSSGRLDGGKPVEWEWRMYGVSTRVEVSEIVPNEKIVMQWSEPPTMVVWTFTQMPGDATFLEVRNFGFAGSGDEQVSQAIDSTGGFTLVLAGAKAWLEQGLTLGLIGDRYPKGLSAG comes from the coding sequence GTGGAACTCAAAGAAGCCCCGACCGCTGAAACCGCAATGCTGATCCGCCGGCCGGTTGCCGAGGTCTTCGAGGCCATCGTCGACCCGGCGATCACCACGAAATTCTGGTTCACGCATTCAAGCGGAAGGCTGGATGGCGGCAAGCCGGTCGAGTGGGAATGGCGCATGTACGGCGTCTCGACCAGGGTCGAGGTCAGCGAGATCGTTCCCAACGAAAAGATCGTCATGCAGTGGAGCGAGCCGCCGACCATGGTGGTCTGGACCTTCACCCAGATGCCTGGCGATGCGACCTTCCTCGAAGTCCGCAATTTCGGCTTCGCCGGCTCCGGCGACGAGCAGGTCAGCCAGGCGATCGATTCAACCGGCGGCTTCACGCTTGTGCTGGCCGGAGCCAAGGCGTGGCTGGAACAGGGGCTGACGCTCGGCCTGATCGGCGACCGTTACCCCAAGGGCCTCTCGGCCGGGTAG
- a CDS encoding TerC family protein, producing MQLVEFLAPHFAFVSNPTAWIALLTLVVLEIVLGIDNLIFISILTNKLPEAQRARARRLGISAALVMRLILLATISIIVQLTAPVFTALGHGFSWRDLILIAGGLFLVWKATKEIHHTVDPQDHQDTMVGTLQLSLAGAIFQILLLDLVFSIDSIITAVGMTDEIAIMYIAVIVAVSVMMLAATPLANFIARNPTIVMLALGFLLMIGMTLIADGMGYHVPKGYIYTAMGFSALVEGLNMLARNRKKQRSGEGH from the coding sequence ATGCAGCTTGTCGAATTCCTGGCGCCGCACTTCGCCTTCGTCTCCAATCCGACCGCGTGGATCGCGCTGCTGACGTTGGTGGTGCTGGAGATCGTGCTCGGCATCGACAATCTGATCTTCATCTCGATCCTGACCAACAAGCTGCCCGAAGCGCAGCGCGCCCGCGCCCGCAGGCTCGGCATCTCGGCGGCGCTGGTCATGCGCCTCATCCTGCTCGCCACCATCTCGATCATCGTGCAGTTGACGGCGCCGGTGTTCACGGCGCTCGGGCATGGCTTTTCCTGGCGCGACCTGATCCTGATCGCCGGCGGCCTGTTCCTGGTCTGGAAGGCGACCAAGGAAATACACCACACGGTCGACCCGCAGGACCATCAGGATACGATGGTGGGCACGCTGCAGTTGAGCCTTGCCGGCGCGATCTTCCAGATTCTCTTGCTCGACCTCGTCTTCTCGATCGATTCCATCATCACCGCCGTCGGTATGACCGACGAGATCGCCATCATGTATATCGCGGTGATCGTGGCGGTGAGCGTGATGATGCTGGCGGCGACGCCGCTCGCCAATTTCATCGCCAGGAATCCCACAATCGTCATGCTGGCGCTCGGCTTCCTGCTGATGATCGGCATGACGCTGATCGCCGACGGCATGGGCTACCATGTGCCCAAGGGCTACATCTATACGGCGATGGGATTTTCGGCGCTGGTCGAGGGGCTCAACATGCTGGCGCGGAACCGCAAGAAGCAGAGGTCCGGCGAAGGGCATTGA
- a CDS encoding carboxypeptidase M32 — protein sequence MSFQKLDELGHKLEALEHALAILGADEATHMAVGGGEKRAEATSVLAGMLHAQATAPEIGDWIAAAEAEPLGDEQQAAVRELRRQYTNLTCLPVEFVERQTTARMRSEQLWRDLRAKNDWAGFLPALEGVVALVREEAALRADALGLDPYDALMEQYDPGNRAADITPVFAELKAFLGDFLPHALAVQDARLAKHPLKPLSGSYAIDRQRELGLAMMAAVGFDLTHGSLSVSHHPFCGGVPTDVRITTRYKTSDFLSALMGVLHETGHALYEQNLPKAWSHWPLGKARGMAVHESQSLFVEKQIGRNPAFWRWALPVVEKHLCEEWSIDDILPHVHHIERGLIRVDADEVTYPLHVILRYELEQELVSGRLEAADLPEAWDAKMRDYLGLSTIDDPADGPMQDVHWPGAAFGYFPSYTLGAMMAAQQWAALTREHPSADEDLAEGDFSAINDWRRKRIWSQGSRWSTPDLLERATGERLNAAYFTEHLRRRYGD from the coding sequence ATGTCCTTCCAAAAACTCGATGAACTCGGCCACAAGCTCGAAGCGCTGGAACATGCGCTGGCCATCCTCGGCGCTGACGAGGCGACCCATATGGCGGTTGGCGGCGGCGAGAAGCGCGCCGAAGCGACGTCGGTGCTTGCCGGCATGCTGCACGCCCAGGCGACCGCACCCGAGATCGGCGACTGGATCGCAGCCGCCGAAGCCGAGCCACTCGGCGACGAGCAGCAGGCCGCGGTCAGGGAGCTGCGCCGGCAATACACCAATCTCACCTGCCTGCCGGTCGAATTCGTCGAGCGCCAGACGACGGCGCGCATGCGCTCGGAGCAGCTTTGGCGCGACCTGCGCGCCAAGAACGACTGGGCGGGCTTCCTGCCGGCGCTGGAAGGCGTCGTGGCACTGGTGCGGGAGGAGGCTGCGCTGCGCGCCGACGCGCTCGGCCTCGATCCCTATGACGCGCTGATGGAACAATACGATCCAGGCAACCGTGCCGCCGACATCACGCCGGTATTTGCCGAACTGAAGGCCTTCCTTGGTGATTTCCTGCCGCACGCATTGGCGGTGCAGGATGCGCGGCTAGCAAAACACCCCCTGAAGCCGCTCTCCGGCAGCTACGCCATCGACCGTCAGCGCGAACTCGGCCTTGCCATGATGGCGGCCGTCGGCTTCGACCTCACGCACGGCTCGCTGTCGGTGTCGCACCATCCCTTCTGCGGCGGCGTACCGACCGACGTGCGCATCACCACCCGCTACAAGACCTCCGATTTCCTGTCGGCGCTGATGGGCGTGCTGCACGAGACCGGGCATGCGCTCTACGAGCAGAACCTGCCGAAAGCCTGGTCGCACTGGCCGCTCGGCAAGGCGCGCGGCATGGCCGTGCATGAGAGCCAGAGCCTCTTCGTCGAGAAGCAGATCGGCCGCAACCCCGCCTTCTGGCGCTGGGCGCTGCCGGTGGTCGAAAAGCATCTCTGCGAAGAATGGTCGATCGACGACATCCTGCCGCATGTCCACCATATCGAGCGTGGCCTGATCCGCGTCGACGCCGACGAGGTCACCTATCCGCTGCATGTCATCCTGCGCTACGAGCTCGAGCAGGAACTCGTCTCCGGCCGGCTGGAGGCCGCCGACCTGCCCGAGGCGTGGGACGCCAAGATGCGCGACTATCTCGGCCTGTCGACCATCGACGACCCGGCCGACGGGCCGATGCAGGACGTGCATTGGCCGGGTGCCGCTTTCGGCTACTTCCCGTCCTATACGCTGGGCGCCATGATGGCGGCGCAGCAATGGGCGGCGCTCACCAGGGAGCACCCGTCCGCGGACGAGGATCTCGCCGAGGGCGATTTCAGCGCCATCAATGACTGGCGCCGCAAAAGGATCTGGTCCCAGGGCTCGCGCTGGTCGACGCCGGATCTGCTCGAACGCGCCACCGGCGAAAGGCTCAACGCCGCCTACTTCACCGAGCATTTGCGCAGGCGCTACGGCGACTGA
- a CDS encoding SelT/SelW/SelH family protein, with amino-acid sequence MNEKPLPTIRITYCTQCLWLLRAGWMAQELLSTFGTDLGEVTLVPGTGGIFTIACNDQLIWERKRDGGFPDAAKLKQLVRDVIDPDRDLGHADRKTHKKTDPA; translated from the coding sequence ATGAACGAGAAGCCGCTTCCGACCATCCGCATCACCTACTGCACGCAATGCCTGTGGCTGTTGCGTGCAGGCTGGATGGCGCAGGAACTGCTGTCGACCTTCGGCACCGATCTCGGCGAGGTGACGCTGGTGCCGGGCACCGGCGGCATCTTCACCATTGCTTGCAACGATCAGCTTATATGGGAGCGCAAGCGCGACGGCGGCTTTCCGGACGCGGCGAAACTCAAGCAGCTGGTCCGCGACGTCATCGACCCGGATCGCGATCTCGGTCATGCCGACCGCAAAACGCACAAGAAGACAGACCCCGCCTGA
- a CDS encoding metalloregulator ArsR/SmtB family transcription factor encodes MSSQTADDHVFKALAHPRRRELLDRLKDQPRTTGALCEAFPDMDRCTVMMHLKVLEEADLVVARREGRERWNHLNALPIKQIHDRWISQYAGHAITILDRLKSDLEG; translated from the coding sequence ATGTCAAGTCAAACCGCGGACGACCATGTTTTCAAGGCTTTGGCGCATCCGCGCCGGCGCGAGCTGCTGGACCGCCTGAAGGATCAGCCGAGGACCACGGGCGCGCTCTGCGAGGCTTTTCCGGACATGGACCGCTGCACAGTGATGATGCATCTGAAGGTGCTCGAAGAGGCCGATCTGGTCGTGGCGCGGCGCGAGGGGCGCGAACGCTGGAACCATCTCAACGCTTTGCCGATCAAGCAGATCCACGACCGCTGGATCAGCCAGTATGCCGGCCACGCGATCACCATCCTCGACCGGCTCAAATCCGATCTGGAGGGTTGA
- a CDS encoding ABC transporter transmembrane domain-containing protein — protein sequence MADIGVSADERRRSVRPLRNLFPYITRYRKLAVGAIISLIVAAVTTLALPMAVRRMIDHGFQAAGSTFIAEYFAALVLMAALLAAASASRYYFVITLGERVVADIRRDVFSHVTTLSPAFFDRAQSGEIVSRLAADTTQVKSAVGATASVALRNLILGLGAVAMMIFTSPKLSGLVIAAIPLIVLPLVAFGRSVRRKSRLAQDTLAEATAYASEQIGAVRTLQAFTNEKLVTGRFSAAVEAAFEAARMSVFARSFLTFFAIFMIFSSVVAVLWFGSRDVLAGTMSAGTLGQFLLYSVFAAGALGALSEVWSELSQAAGAAERLTEILAEKPAILPPVDPQPLPAKAKGAISFDDVSFSYPARPDRAAVHGLSFQVKPGETVAIVGPSGAGKSTVFSLILRFYDPESGRIVIDGVNVREADPAAVRERIAIVPQDVTIFAASARDNIAFGRPGATNAEIEAAAKAALADEFITKLEKGYDSQVGERGVTLSGGQRQRVAIARAILRDAPILLLDEATSALDAESETLVQTALEHLMRGRTTIVIAHRLATVLKADRILVMEGGRIVEEGTHKSLVAKGGTYARLAKLQFETGASAFKGAAE from the coding sequence ATGGCGGATATCGGTGTCAGTGCAGACGAGCGCAGACGCTCGGTCCGGCCGCTCAGAAACCTTTTCCCCTATATCACCCGCTACCGGAAACTGGCGGTCGGCGCCATCATCTCGCTGATCGTGGCGGCAGTGACCACGCTGGCGTTGCCGATGGCCGTGCGGCGCATGATCGACCATGGCTTCCAGGCGGCGGGCTCCACCTTCATTGCCGAGTATTTCGCGGCGCTGGTTCTGATGGCGGCTCTGCTGGCGGCGGCCTCGGCCAGCCGCTACTACTTTGTCATCACGCTCGGCGAGCGGGTCGTCGCCGATATCCGCCGCGACGTCTTTTCTCATGTGACGACGCTCTCGCCGGCCTTCTTCGATCGCGCGCAGTCGGGCGAGATCGTGTCGCGCCTCGCCGCCGACACCACGCAGGTGAAATCGGCGGTCGGCGCCACCGCATCGGTCGCGCTGCGCAATCTCATTCTCGGCCTCGGCGCCGTGGCGATGATGATCTTCACCAGCCCAAAACTCTCCGGTCTGGTCATCGCCGCTATCCCGCTGATCGTGCTGCCGCTGGTCGCTTTCGGACGCTCGGTGCGCCGCAAATCGCGCCTGGCGCAGGACACGCTTGCGGAGGCCACCGCCTATGCCAGCGAGCAAATCGGCGCCGTGCGCACGCTGCAGGCCTTCACCAACGAGAAGCTGGTCACTGGGCGCTTCTCGGCCGCCGTCGAAGCCGCCTTCGAGGCGGCGCGCATGTCGGTCTTTGCCCGCTCCTTCCTCACCTTCTTCGCCATCTTCATGATCTTTTCCTCGGTGGTGGCGGTGCTCTGGTTCGGCTCGCGCGACGTGCTTGCCGGCACGATGTCGGCCGGAACGCTCGGCCAGTTCCTGCTCTATTCGGTGTTCGCCGCCGGTGCGCTCGGCGCGCTGTCGGAAGTATGGAGCGAGCTGTCGCAGGCGGCGGGCGCCGCCGAGCGGCTGACCGAGATCCTGGCCGAGAAGCCCGCCATCCTGCCGCCTGTCGATCCGCAGCCGCTGCCGGCCAAGGCCAAGGGCGCGATCAGCTTCGATGATGTCTCCTTCTCCTATCCGGCCCGGCCGGACCGCGCCGCCGTGCACGGCCTGAGCTTCCAGGTGAAGCCCGGCGAGACGGTGGCGATCGTCGGTCCTTCGGGCGCGGGGAAAAGCACCGTCTTCTCGCTGATCCTGCGCTTTTACGATCCGGAAAGCGGCCGCATCGTCATCGACGGCGTCAACGTACGCGAAGCCGATCCGGCCGCGGTCCGCGAACGCATCGCCATCGTGCCGCAGGACGTCACCATCTTCGCCGCAAGCGCGCGCGACAATATCGCGTTCGGCCGGCCGGGCGCCACAAATGCCGAGATCGAGGCGGCGGCGAAGGCGGCGCTCGCCGACGAGTTCATCACCAAGCTCGAAAAGGGCTATGACAGCCAGGTCGGCGAGCGCGGCGTGACGCTCTCAGGCGGCCAGCGCCAGCGCGTGGCGATCGCCCGCGCCATTCTGCGCGACGCGCCGATCCTGTTGCTCGACGAGGCGACCTCGGCGCTCGACGCCGAAAGCGAAACACTTGTGCAGACGGCGCTCGAGCACCTGATGCGCGGCCGCACCACCATCGTCATCGCCCACCGGCTGGCGACGGTGCTCAAGGCCGACCGGATCCTCGTCATGGAGGGCGGACGCATCGTCGAGGAAGGCACGCACAAAAGCCTGGTCGCCAAGGGCGGCACCTATGCGCGGCTCGCCAAGCTGCAGTTCGAGACGGGAGCCAGCGCCTTCAAGGGCGCCGCGGAGTAG
- a CDS encoding SRPBCC domain-containing protein translates to MSLGFRISGRIGKPVAEVFDAVVNPTKLSGYFTTIGGASAPLVAGTTVTWWKTVPVEVDEVTKDKRIVLRWDATDAEGKPAYKTRIEMNFERLDDGGTFVTIAESGWREGEVGLKKSYLNCEGWSQMLACMKAYLEYGINLRDGYYRAELKGEPANETNI, encoded by the coding sequence ATGTCCCTTGGATTCAGGATTTCCGGGCGCATCGGCAAACCGGTCGCCGAGGTCTTCGACGCGGTGGTCAATCCGACGAAGCTCAGCGGCTACTTCACCACCATCGGCGGCGCCTCCGCCCCACTGGTCGCCGGCACCACCGTGACCTGGTGGAAGACGGTGCCTGTCGAAGTGGACGAAGTGACGAAAGACAAGCGCATCGTGCTGCGCTGGGACGCGACCGACGCCGAGGGCAAACCAGCCTACAAGACCCGGATCGAGATGAATTTCGAACGGCTGGATGACGGCGGCACCTTCGTCACCATCGCCGAGAGCGGCTGGCGCGAAGGCGAGGTTGGCCTTAAGAAATCCTACCTCAATTGCGAGGGCTGGTCGCAGATGCTGGCCTGCATGAAGGCCTATCTCGAATACGGCATCAATTTGCGCGACGGCTACTATCGCGCCGAGTTGAAGGGCGAGCCCGCCAACGAAACCAACATCTGA
- a CDS encoding YmdB family metallophosphoesterase produces MRLLFLGDMVGKTGRTAVWEQLPGLISDFKLDFVIVNGENAAGGFGITEEIFRETLAAGADVVTTGNHVWDQRDALIFAPREERFLRPSNFPKGTPGRGSGVYIARNGARVLVANIMGRVFMHPELDDPFQAGERELAACPLGEQADAAVIDFHAEATSEKMCFAHFVDGRASLVVGTHTHQPTADHQILNGGTAYISDAGMCGDYDSSLGMDKEEPLNRFLSKVPKGRFEAANGPATLCGIGVDISDRTGLAEKIAPFRRGPRLEETAPSFWS; encoded by the coding sequence ATGAGACTTCTCTTCCTCGGCGACATGGTCGGAAAAACTGGGCGCACGGCGGTGTGGGAACAACTGCCGGGGCTGATTTCCGACTTCAAGCTCGACTTCGTCATCGTCAATGGCGAAAATGCCGCCGGCGGCTTCGGCATCACCGAGGAGATTTTTCGCGAAACGCTCGCGGCCGGCGCGGATGTCGTCACCACCGGCAACCATGTCTGGGACCAGCGCGACGCGCTGATCTTCGCGCCGCGCGAGGAGCGGTTCCTGCGCCCGTCCAATTTCCCGAAGGGCACACCGGGGCGCGGCTCGGGTGTCTACATCGCCAGGAACGGCGCGCGGGTGCTGGTTGCCAACATCATGGGCCGCGTCTTCATGCATCCTGAGCTCGACGATCCGTTCCAGGCCGGCGAGCGCGAGCTTGCCGCCTGTCCGCTCGGCGAGCAGGCGGATGCGGCGGTGATCGATTTCCACGCCGAGGCGACGTCGGAAAAAATGTGCTTCGCGCATTTCGTCGACGGCCGCGCCAGCCTGGTGGTCGGCACCCACACGCACCAGCCGACCGCCGACCACCAGATCCTCAACGGCGGCACCGCCTATATCTCGGACGCCGGCATGTGCGGCGACTACGATTCCTCGCTCGGCATGGACAAGGAGGAGCCACTCAACCGCTTCCTGTCGAAAGTGCCAAAGGGCCGTTTCGAGGCAGCGAATGGACCCGCGACCTTGTGCGGCATCGGTGTCGATATTTCCGACCGCACGGGGCTTGCCGAGAAGATCGCGCCGTTTCGTCGCGGGCCGCGGCTGGAGGAAACGGCGCCATCCTTCTGGTCGTGA
- a CDS encoding DUF1304 domain-containing protein produces MVGNILVGLVALIHCYIVYLEMVLWDTPRGHKAFNLKPDFASASKVLAANQGLYNGFLAAGLIWGLFLGASGFPIKIFFLLCVAVAGLYGAATVGRKILFIQTVPAVLAIVALWLGW; encoded by the coding sequence ATGGTCGGCAATATCCTGGTCGGGCTGGTGGCGCTGATCCACTGCTACATCGTCTATCTGGAAATGGTGCTGTGGGACACGCCGCGCGGCCACAAGGCGTTCAACCTCAAGCCGGATTTCGCCAGCGCTTCAAAAGTGCTTGCCGCCAACCAGGGGCTCTATAACGGCTTCCTTGCCGCCGGCCTGATCTGGGGGCTTTTTCTCGGCGCGAGCGGGTTTCCGATCAAGATCTTCTTCCTGCTTTGCGTCGCCGTCGCCGGCCTTTACGGCGCGGCGACCGTCGGCCGGAAGATCCTGTTCATCCAGACGGTGCCGGCGGTGCTCGCCATCGTCGCGCTCTGGCTCGGCTGGTGA
- the rpmE gene encoding 50S ribosomal protein L31, translated as MKADIHPDYHTIKVVMTDGTEYLTRSTWGKEGDTMNLDIDPTTHPAWTGGQQTLLDRGGRLSKFKKRFEGFGL; from the coding sequence ATGAAGGCCGATATCCATCCCGACTACCACACCATCAAGGTCGTCATGACCGACGGCACCGAGTACCTGACCCGCTCCACCTGGGGCAAGGAAGGCGACACGATGAACCTCGACATCGACCCGACCACGCACCCGGCCTGGACCGGCGGCCAGCAGACCCTGCTCGACCGCGGCGGCCGCCTGTCCAAGTTCAAGAAGCGCTTCGAAGGTTTCGGCCTCTAA
- a CDS encoding TetR/AcrR family transcriptional regulator, whose product MKDKAAGSADQAAIASPRRAPTQQRSRERVERMLAAASALIAEQGSDAMRMGEVAERAGVSIGSLYQFFPDKRAIVWALAERYTAESQACIAAALKDVSDAEGLSQAFSELVDIYYRLFLAEPVIRDIWSGTQADKALRELELADSRANAEFLVAVLKRLRPDADPVALETTAFLVWQMGEAAMRLAISVDREEGDRLVAAYKRMALRELVGG is encoded by the coding sequence ATGAAAGACAAAGCAGCCGGGAGTGCCGATCAGGCCGCGATTGCTTCGCCGCGGCGGGCGCCGACCCAGCAGCGCAGCCGCGAACGGGTCGAGCGCATGCTTGCGGCGGCCTCGGCTTTGATTGCCGAGCAGGGCAGCGACGCCATGCGCATGGGAGAAGTGGCGGAGCGGGCGGGTGTGTCGATCGGCTCGCTCTACCAGTTCTTCCCGGACAAGCGGGCGATCGTCTGGGCGCTTGCCGAGCGCTACACCGCCGAAAGCCAGGCCTGCATTGCGGCGGCGCTGAAGGATGTCAGCGATGCCGAAGGCCTCAGCCAAGCGTTTTCGGAACTGGTCGACATCTACTACCGGCTGTTCCTGGCCGAGCCGGTGATACGCGACATCTGGTCGGGCACGCAGGCCGACAAGGCGCTGCGCGAACTTGAGCTCGCCGACAGCCGCGCCAATGCCGAATTCCTCGTCGCGGTGCTGAAGCGGCTGCGTCCCGATGCCGATCCAGTCGCACTGGAGACGACGGCATTCCTCGTCTGGCAGATGGGCGAGGCCGCCATGCGGCTGGCGATCTCCGTCGATCGCGAGGAAGGCGACAGGCTGGTCGCAGCCTATAAGCGCATGGCGCTGAGGGAATTGGTGGGTGGGTAG
- a CDS encoding VOC family protein, translating into MAVKVTPFLMFEGRAEEAMTLYCETIPESSILDVTRYGAGEDGPEGSVKLARASIGGTEVMIFNSPVHHAFAFTPSFSFFVDCSSDQEHERIIDVLSKDGSFLMPPGNYGFSRRFAWLNDRSGVSWQINLP; encoded by the coding sequence ATTGCTGTGAAAGTAACCCCGTTCCTGATGTTCGAAGGCCGGGCCGAGGAGGCCATGACCCTCTATTGCGAGACCATTCCGGAAAGCAGCATCCTCGACGTCACGCGCTACGGTGCAGGCGAGGATGGACCCGAGGGAAGCGTCAAGCTGGCACGCGCCTCGATAGGAGGCACGGAGGTGATGATCTTCAACAGCCCGGTGCATCACGCTTTCGCCTTCACGCCGTCATTCTCGTTCTTTGTCGACTGTTCGTCCGACCAGGAACACGAGCGCATTATCGACGTTCTGTCCAAGGACGGTTCGTTCCTGATGCCGCCCGGCAATTACGGCTTCAGCCGCCGTTTCGCCTGGCTCAACGACCGGTCCGGCGTCTCCTGGCAGATCAACCTGCCCTGA
- a CDS encoding 5-formyltetrahydrofolate cyclo-ligase: MTHSKDLKRHLRKEALARRDALDEFWRVEIALEMAETAKEQIAVEPGQVVSGFWPMRSEVDVRPLMFALREKGARLCLPAILDKTTIVFRELVRGAPMVEMGFGTVGPHEEAEVLDPSLMLVPLAAFDARGHRIGYGAGYYDRAIARLADKGLTPRMIGIAFDCQEVPMVPDENHDVIIPEILTESGLRRFTPQL, translated from the coding sequence ATGACACATTCCAAAGACCTGAAAAGACATCTCCGCAAGGAAGCGCTGGCGCGGCGCGATGCGCTCGACGAGTTCTGGCGGGTGGAAATCGCGCTCGAAATGGCCGAAACCGCGAAGGAGCAAATCGCGGTCGAACCGGGCCAGGTTGTTTCCGGCTTCTGGCCGATGCGCTCCGAGGTCGATGTGCGGCCGCTGATGTTCGCGCTACGCGAAAAGGGCGCCAGGCTCTGCCTGCCGGCGATCCTCGACAAGACCACGATCGTCTTCCGCGAATTGGTGCGTGGCGCGCCGATGGTCGAGATGGGCTTCGGCACGGTCGGGCCGCATGAGGAGGCTGAAGTGCTCGACCCCTCCCTCATGCTGGTGCCGCTTGCCGCCTTCGACGCGCGCGGCCACCGTATCGGCTACGGCGCCGGCTATTACGACCGGGCGATCGCCCGGCTGGCCGACAAGGGGTTGACACCCAGGATGATCGGTATCGCCTTCGACTGCCAGGAAGTTCCGATGGTGCCGGATGAGAACCACGACGTGATCATCCCGGAAATACTCACCGAGAGCGGGTTGCGCCGGTTCACGCCGCAATTGTAG
- a CDS encoding DUF1772 domain-containing protein: MMKLLPTVIFIAAIGSGVVGGVFFAFSNFVMPAFARLPAAGGIAAMNSINVTVITPTFMTALFGTGLICLALIAAAIMGWSQPGSFWLLAGAVIYLIGNPIVTMVFNVPLNDALAAVDPASANGATVWTNYLSEWVMWNHVRTITAIVAMACFIMALI; this comes from the coding sequence ATGATGAAACTTCTTCCTACCGTCATTTTCATCGCCGCGATCGGCTCCGGCGTCGTCGGCGGCGTCTTTTTCGCCTTCTCGAACTTCGTCATGCCGGCATTTGCCCGGCTGCCGGCGGCGGGCGGCATCGCCGCAATGAATTCGATCAACGTCACCGTGATCACGCCGACCTTCATGACGGCGCTCTTCGGCACCGGCCTGATCTGCCTGGCGCTGATCGCGGCCGCCATCATGGGCTGGAGCCAGCCGGGCTCGTTCTGGCTGCTTGCCGGCGCTGTGATCTACCTGATCGGCAACCCGATCGTGACCATGGTCTTCAACGTGCCGCTCAACGACGCGCTCGCTGCCGTCGATCCGGCGAGCGCGAACGGCGCCACGGTATGGACAAACTATCTGAGCGAATGGGTGATGTGGAACCATGTCCGCACCATCACCGCGATCGTGGCGATGGCATGCTTCATCATGGCTTTGATCTGA
- a CDS encoding YebC/PmpR family DNA-binding transcriptional regulator — MAGHSQFKNIMHRKGRQDAVRSKMFSKLAREITVAAKTGTPDPAMNPRLRLAVQNAKAVSMPKDNIQRAINKASAGDGENYEAVRYEGYGPGGVALIVEALTDNRNRSASNVRAAFTKAGGALGETGSVSFMWNRVGEIYYPASAGDADKVMEAAIEAGADDVESDEEGHTIYCSFENLGDVSKSLEAALGEAESVKPIWQPQNNVPVDEERAQSLMKLVATLEDDDDVQSVYANFEVDDETMAKLSAA; from the coding sequence ATGGCTGGCCATTCACAGTTCAAGAACATCATGCACCGCAAGGGCCGTCAGGACGCGGTGCGGTCGAAAATGTTTTCCAAGCTGGCGCGCGAAATCACCGTCGCCGCCAAGACCGGCACGCCGGACCCGGCGATGAACCCGCGGCTGCGTCTTGCCGTGCAGAACGCCAAGGCTGTCTCGATGCCGAAGGACAACATCCAGCGCGCCATCAACAAGGCTTCCGCCGGCGACGGCGAAAACTACGAAGCCGTGCGCTACGAGGGCTACGGCCCGGGCGGCGTGGCACTGATCGTCGAGGCGCTGACCGACAACCGCAACCGCTCGGCCTCGAACGTACGCGCCGCCTTCACCAAGGCCGGCGGGGCGCTCGGCGAAACCGGATCGGTGTCGTTCATGTGGAACCGGGTTGGCGAGATCTACTATCCGGCCTCGGCCGGTGACGCCGACAAGGTGATGGAAGCCGCGATCGAAGCCGGCGCGGACGACGTGGAGTCGGACGAGGAAGGCCACACCATCTACTGCAGCTTCGAGAATCTCGGCGACGTGTCGAAGTCGCTCGAAGCCGCGCTTGGCGAAGCGGAATCGGTGAAGCCGATCTGGCAGCCGCAGAACAATGTCCCGGTCGATGAAGAGCGGGCGCAGTCGCTGATGAAGCTCGTCGCCACCCTCGAGGACGACGACGACGTACAGAGCGTCTACGCCAATTTCGAGGTCGACGACGAGACGATGGCCAAGCTCAGCGCGGCCTGA